The following is a genomic window from Methylomarinum vadi.
CGCCGCCGAATTCATCTGCCGCGCCGGCGTCGGCGAAATGACCATCGTCGACGGCGACGTGGTCGAATCCAGCAACCGCAACCGGCAATTGCCGGCCCTGGCCACGACCGAAGGCCAATCCAAGGCCGATGTAATGGGCGACCGTTTGCTGCAAATCAACCCGGACTTGAAATTGCACATCCGCCACCAATTCATCACGCCGGACACCGCCGCCGCACTGCTCGATACGCCCTACGATTACATCGTCGACGCCATCGACAGCCTGACGCCGAAAATCCATATGATACGCGCCGCCAAGGAACGCAAAATGAAGATCATCAGCTCGATGGGCGCCGGCGGCAAGCTGGACCCGACGCATTTGAAGGTGGTGGACATTTCCAAGACCTATGGTTGCCCGTTCGCCCAATTCATCCGCATTCGTCTGCGTAAAGGCGGCATCAGACGGGGCGTCAAGGTGGTGTTCTCGCCGGAACCCGTCAACAAGAACGCGCTGATGTTCACCGACGGCAGCAATTACAAGAAATCGGCCTACGGCACGATCTCCTATGTACCCGCCGCCTTCGGCGGCGTCTGCGCCTCGGTGGTCATCCGTAACCTGATGCATGAGCCGGCGCATGCGCAGCACGATACCAGCAAAGAACAAACCGCCGCCACTGCGGACAACCCGGACGAACAGATCGTATTAAATGAAGGTTAGTTTTTGGCTCTTGGCAATCAGCAGATAGCTCTTACGTTCTGTCTGGGGACACGGGCTGGGATGCTCCGCGTCCTCAACCGCGGAGCGGTTCGCTCTGCGTTCCCACGTAGAGCACTCATCGTTATACTTAAGTCTCGTCATACCCGCCGGGAGCGGGTATCCAGTGTCAAGGATGACAAGCCAAATACATGTAGTCTGGATTCCGGCACAAATCTGTAGGGAACAGATTTGCATTAACCAGAAGGGCGTTGGGCAGGATAGCCCAGCGTGAATCCCTGCCAGAATGACACGGTTAACATAGAGATGTGTATAACGATGTGCGCAGAGCATGGGAACGATGAAACTGCAGAGCATGGCGCTGCTCATAC
Proteins encoded in this region:
- a CDS encoding tRNA threonylcarbamoyladenosine dehydratase, translated to MTDLNWLSRTELLIGKESLARLQQSHVLVAGMGGVGSFAAEFICRAGVGEMTIVDGDVVESSNRNRQLPALATTEGQSKADVMGDRLLQINPDLKLHIRHQFITPDTAAALLDTPYDYIVDAIDSLTPKIHMIRAAKERKMKIISSMGAGGKLDPTHLKVVDISKTYGCPFAQFIRIRLRKGGIRRGVKVVFSPEPVNKNALMFTDGSNYKKSAYGTISYVPAAFGGVCASVVIRNLMHEPAHAQHDTSKEQTAATADNPDEQIVLNEG